In Planctomycetota bacterium, the following proteins share a genomic window:
- a CDS encoding ABC transporter permease: MRFVSLALKNLLRRPMRSALTVAGVGLAVMVTVSLSGFILGYRRAINESIDKLGFQVMIMAKGCPYEAATMMLKGGTGLLYLPEEVYTDVQRDPAIQAITPVFIGVAEKEAGGIGETAKSYTVVTGIEAKTYVTMKPWLEFATGTGFDGGRWFAPDSTDEVVMGYEAATYEQRKVGDEFYVSVAPAGKTEPVMHRFKVVGVLARTGTQDDGTVFMPYHVAQKVFGRPEQLTIVGIKMKDFTGPAVRDFTERWIKLPEVQVVGLEQVKSTLVMLVGAAQVMLTAVAMIAVVVATIGVINTILMSVYERTGEIGIMKAIGAARGDIFQLIWLETLAVCTLGALVGCVIAVLGVRVVEKGITTLLDIGVRGSVVSITPEVLGAAIAGTIVVGFFAGLYPAWRAASMRPVEAIREGID, translated from the coding sequence ATGCGCTTTGTTTCCCTGGCCCTCAAGAACCTGCTGCGCCGCCCGATGCGTTCGGCCCTCACCGTGGCCGGCGTGGGGCTGGCCGTGATGGTCACCGTGAGCCTCAGCGGCTTCATCCTGGGCTACAGGCGCGCCATCAACGAGAGCATAGACAAGCTGGGCTTCCAGGTGATGATCATGGCCAAGGGCTGCCCCTACGAGGCAGCCACCATGATGCTCAAGGGCGGCACGGGCCTGCTCTATCTGCCCGAGGAGGTCTACACCGACGTGCAGCGAGACCCGGCGATTCAGGCCATCACGCCCGTCTTCATCGGCGTGGCCGAGAAGGAGGCCGGCGGCATCGGCGAGACGGCCAAGTCGTACACCGTCGTCACCGGCATCGAGGCCAAGACCTATGTGACCATGAAGCCCTGGCTGGAGTTCGCCACGGGCACGGGCTTCGACGGCGGGCGCTGGTTCGCCCCCGACTCCACGGATGAGGTGGTGATGGGCTACGAGGCAGCCACCTACGAGCAGCGAAAGGTGGGCGACGAGTTCTACGTCTCCGTGGCCCCCGCCGGCAAGACCGAACCCGTGATGCACAGGTTCAAGGTGGTCGGCGTCCTCGCCCGCACGGGCACCCAGGACGACGGCACGGTCTTCATGCCCTACCACGTGGCCCAGAAGGTCTTCGGCCGACCCGAGCAGTTGACCATCGTGGGCATCAAGATGAAGGACTTCACGGGCCCCGCCGTGCGCGACTTCACGGAGCGCTGGATCAAGCTGCCCGAGGTCCAGGTGGTGGGCCTCGAGCAGGTGAAGAGCACGCTGGTGATGCTGGTGGGCGCCGCGCAGGTCATGCTCACGGCCGTGGCCATGATCGCCGTGGTGGTCGCCACCATCGGCGTAATCAACACCATCCTGATGAGCGTGTACGAGCGGACCGGCGAGATCGGTATCATGAAGGCCATCGGCGCCGCGCGCGGCGACATCTTCCAGCTCATCTGGCTCGAGACCCTGGCGGTCTGCACGCTGGGTGCCCTCGTGGGCTGCGTCATCGCGGTGCTGGGCGTGCGAGTGGTCGAGAAGGGCATCACCACGCTGCTCGACATCGGCGTTCGCGGCTCCGTGGTGAGCATCACGCCCGAGGTGCTGGGCGCGGCCATTGCCGGCACCATCGTGGTGGGCTTCTTCGCCGGCCTCTACCCCGCCTGGCGGGCCGCCTCGATGCGCCCGGTGGAAGCCATTCGCGAAGGAATTGACTGA
- a CDS encoding 6-phosphofructokinase, translated as MAEQKGKLGILVGGGPAPGINGVIGAATIEAIQNGLEVVGIYDGFKWLMQGDTTHTTPLTIGDVSQARVRGGSILHTSREAPTKKPETLANVVKALDTLGVRYLVTIGGDDTASSAIQVAKASGGKLRIAHTPKTIDNDLPLPAQAPTFGFQTARTLAAELVRNLVEDARTTRRWYLAIIMGRTAGHLALGSGNVAGATLSIIPEEFAEGQCSLDLLCSIIEAAMAKGKAVGHDYGVASIAEGVGLLIAEEIAAKYPNNPLVEFERDPHGHIRLGEVPLGVIIKKELQARAKARGEKITIVDVTIGYDLRCAAPIPFDADYTQQLGWGAVRYLLGIGEESYGSEPGALISIQAGEVVPIPFSDIFDEKTGRAPTRRVNINSDIYRAARANMIRLEKKDFDDPALIEKCAKAAKMSADDFRKKFGPIVGA; from the coding sequence ATGGCAGAGCAGAAGGGCAAGCTGGGCATCCTGGTCGGCGGCGGGCCGGCCCCGGGCATCAACGGCGTCATCGGGGCGGCCACCATCGAAGCCATTCAGAACGGCCTCGAGGTCGTCGGCATCTACGACGGCTTCAAGTGGCTGATGCAAGGCGACACCACGCACACCACGCCCCTGACGATCGGCGACGTGTCGCAGGCCCGCGTGCGCGGCGGCTCCATTCTGCACACCTCGCGCGAGGCGCCCACCAAGAAGCCCGAGACGCTGGCCAACGTGGTGAAGGCCCTCGACACCCTGGGCGTTCGCTACCTCGTGACCATCGGCGGCGACGACACGGCGTCCAGCGCCATCCAGGTCGCCAAGGCCTCCGGCGGCAAGCTCCGCATCGCCCACACGCCGAAGACCATTGACAACGACCTGCCGCTGCCCGCGCAGGCGCCCACGTTCGGCTTCCAGACCGCCCGCACCCTGGCCGCGGAACTCGTCCGCAACCTGGTCGAGGATGCGCGCACCACCCGCCGCTGGTACCTCGCCATCATCATGGGCCGCACCGCCGGCCACCTGGCGCTCGGCTCGGGCAACGTGGCCGGCGCCACCCTGAGCATCATCCCCGAGGAGTTCGCCGAAGGCCAGTGCTCCCTCGACCTCCTGTGCTCCATCATCGAGGCCGCCATGGCCAAGGGCAAGGCCGTGGGCCACGACTACGGCGTCGCCAGCATCGCGGAAGGCGTCGGCCTCCTCATCGCCGAGGAGATCGCGGCCAAGTACCCGAACAACCCGCTCGTCGAGTTCGAGCGCGACCCCCACGGCCACATCCGCCTGGGCGAGGTGCCGCTCGGCGTCATCATCAAGAAGGAGCTCCAGGCCCGCGCCAAGGCCCGGGGCGAGAAGATCACCATCGTGGACGTGACGATCGGCTATGACCTGCGCTGCGCCGCACCCATCCCGTTCGACGCCGACTACACGCAGCAGCTCGGCTGGGGCGCCGTGCGCTACCTGCTCGGCATCGGCGAGGAGAGCTACGGCAGCGAGCCGGGCGCCCTCATCTCGATTCAGGCCGGCGAGGTCGTGCCCATCCCCTTCAGCGACATCTTCGACGAGAAGACCGGCCGCGCCCCCACCCGCCGCGTCAACATCAACTCCGACATCTACCGCGCCGCCCGCGCCAACATGATCCGCCTGGAGAAGAAGGACTTCGACGACCCCGCTCTGATCGAGAAGTGCGCCAAGGCGGCCAAGATGAGCGCCGACGACTTCCGCAAGAAGTTCGGCCCAATCGTCGGGGCCTGA
- a CDS encoding sigma-70 family RNA polymerase sigma factor, producing the protein MDHTELVPTVERARNGDRPALAELCAEFYPRVLRFMHYRVGPRFAEDLAAEVFLKVVRAIGTQSGSFPAWLFRIAANVVTDHFRASATQREASMTEAVLESVASRDQPAAAVAHKLDIARALEQLTDDQRELVTLKFIEGLSNADIGEITGRSPEAIRVLQFRALAAMRQFLSREEPSDGKQP; encoded by the coding sequence TTGGACCACACGGAACTCGTCCCGACCGTCGAGCGAGCCAGGAACGGCGACAGGCCGGCGCTGGCGGAGCTGTGTGCCGAGTTCTACCCGCGTGTGCTCAGGTTCATGCATTATCGGGTGGGACCCCGCTTCGCCGAGGACCTGGCAGCCGAAGTGTTTCTCAAGGTGGTGCGGGCGATCGGGACGCAGAGCGGGTCGTTCCCCGCCTGGCTGTTTCGCATCGCGGCCAACGTGGTGACCGACCACTTCCGAGCGTCCGCGACGCAACGAGAGGCTTCGATGACCGAAGCAGTCCTGGAGAGCGTGGCGAGCAGGGACCAGCCGGCCGCCGCCGTGGCCCACAAGCTCGACATCGCCCGGGCCCTGGAGCAGCTCACCGACGACCAGCGCGAGCTGGTGACGCTGAAGTTCATCGAGGGCCTTTCGAATGCGGACATCGGCGAGATCACGGGACGCTCGCCCGAGGCGATACGCGTGCTCCAGTTCCGGGCGCTCGCTGCGATGAGACAGTTCCTCAGCCGTGAGGAGCCGAGCGATGGCAAGCAACCTTGA
- a CDS encoding asparagine synthase-related protein has product MDCKAFVREQVEDIRRTVGDATVISALSGGVDSSVVTVLGHRALGNQMKTIFIDDGLMRQDEPKQVKAIFAKLGIRVSLLDEKKRFFDAFRGLTDPEEKRKAFRDTFYKVFGEAVRASGARFLLQGTIAPDILETKKGVKTQHNVLAQIGIDPRSGYGFGVVEPIKTLYKPDVRRVAKFLGLPPAIAQRMPFPGPGLSARCMGEVTPERIAIVRKACLIVEQEMKGSKAFQVFGVLLADRPTGITRDGRRREGDAVAIRCVDSEKAVLATPTRVSWAKLLRMRDRILQEIPSVTKVLYDLTPKPPSTIEYI; this is encoded by the coding sequence GTGGACTGCAAGGCGTTCGTGCGCGAGCAGGTCGAGGACATCCGTCGCACGGTGGGCGATGCGACGGTCATCAGCGCGCTGTCGGGCGGCGTGGATAGCTCGGTGGTCACCGTGCTGGGCCATCGGGCCCTGGGCAACCAGATGAAGACGATCTTCATTGACGACGGCCTGATGCGCCAGGACGAGCCCAAGCAGGTGAAGGCGATCTTCGCCAAGCTCGGCATCCGGGTGAGCCTGCTCGACGAGAAGAAGCGCTTCTTCGACGCCTTCCGGGGGCTCACCGACCCCGAGGAGAAGCGCAAGGCGTTCCGCGACACCTTCTACAAGGTCTTCGGCGAGGCCGTGAGGGCCTCGGGCGCCCGCTTCCTGCTCCAGGGCACCATCGCGCCCGACATCCTCGAGACGAAGAAGGGCGTGAAGACCCAGCACAATGTGCTCGCGCAGATCGGCATTGACCCCAGGAGCGGCTACGGCTTCGGCGTCGTCGAGCCGATCAAGACCCTCTACAAGCCCGACGTGCGCCGCGTGGCGAAGTTCCTCGGCCTCCCGCCGGCCATCGCGCAGCGGATGCCGTTCCCCGGCCCGGGCCTCTCCGCGCGATGCATGGGCGAGGTCACCCCCGAGCGCATCGCCATCGTGCGCAAGGCCTGCCTCATCGTCGAGCAGGAGATGAAAGGCAGCAAGGCCTTCCAGGTGTTCGGCGTCCTGCTCGCCGACCGGCCCACGGGCATCACACGGGACGGCCGCCGCCGCGAGGGCGACGCCGTAGCCATCCGCTGCGTGGACTCCGAGAAGGCCGTGCTGGCCACGCCCACCCGGGTGTCGTGGGCCAAGCTCCTGCGCATGCGCGACCGCATCCTCCAGGAGATCCCCAGCGTGACCAAGGTGCTCTACGACTTGACCCCCAAGCCCCCGAGCACGATCGAATACATCTGA
- a CDS encoding DUF5667 domain-containing protein, whose product MASNLEDVLDLCLDAARRGGDLEAILRHHADVAGEVRPLVSLAGELAALPAPQPTPEGLAKLFAHLAAESGARPAPARRAHRLRRRLVAAAATLLVVVGGWGLLNAAAAAVPGDLLYPLKRLSERVSYALTLGSEGRAELRIEFADERLKEAVRKYQRGGGIDRRLLAAMLEEAVKALEQGSRLSPTGRDLVARRLACSCEFQCSVLNQMAAQASDAERATLEPYRSACHARCTCMQEATAEDKAQADRLSEAAERLRRLISELREDR is encoded by the coding sequence ATGGCAAGCAACCTTGAGGATGTGCTGGACCTCTGCCTCGACGCGGCCCGCCGCGGCGGCGACCTCGAGGCGATTCTGCGGCACCACGCCGACGTGGCTGGCGAGGTGCGCCCGCTGGTGTCTCTCGCGGGCGAGTTGGCGGCGCTGCCCGCGCCGCAGCCCACCCCCGAGGGCCTGGCCAAGCTGTTCGCCCACCTGGCGGCCGAGAGCGGGGCCCGGCCCGCGCCCGCCCGACGGGCCCACCGGCTGCGGCGGCGCCTCGTCGCCGCCGCGGCCACGCTGCTCGTCGTGGTGGGGGGCTGGGGGCTGCTCAATGCCGCGGCGGCCGCCGTGCCCGGCGACCTCCTGTACCCTCTCAAGCGGCTCAGCGAGCGCGTGAGCTACGCCCTCACGCTGGGGTCAGAGGGCCGCGCGGAGCTGCGGATCGAGTTCGCGGACGAGCGCCTCAAGGAGGCCGTGCGCAAGTACCAGCGGGGCGGCGGCATTGACCGCCGCCTGCTGGCCGCCATGCTCGAGGAGGCCGTGAAGGCCCTGGAGCAGGGCAGCCGCCTCTCGCCCACGGGCCGCGACCTGGTGGCCCGCCGCCTCGCGTGCTCGTGCGAGTTCCAGTGCTCGGTGCTCAACCAGATGGCGGCCCAGGCGAGCGACGCCGAGCGCGCCACGCTCGAGCCGTACCGGTCCGCCTGCCACGCCCGGTGCACGTGCATGCAGGAGGCCACGGCGGAGGACAAGGCCCAGGCGGACAGGCTGTCGGAAGCCGCCGAGCGCCTGCGCCGCCTGATCTCCGAACTGCGCGAGGACCGCTGA
- a CDS encoding ABC transporter ATP-binding protein yields MCAAPNNPVIRARNLKRYYRRGSETVKALDGVDLDLRMGEMVSILGPSGSGKTTLVNLLSCLDAPTEGTLAVNGHEVAGRSEDQLADVRRGTMGFVFQKFYLLPTLTVAENVELSLLFCRRPVHRAATMEVLRQVGLADRASHRPRELSGGQMQRAAIARALIVEPKILIADEPTGNLDSHSGEAIFDLFRSLVVQRGILLVVTTHNLALGYLSDRVFTLHDGRIVKEEAGRGAA; encoded by the coding sequence ATGTGCGCTGCTCCGAACAACCCCGTCATCCGCGCCCGGAACCTCAAGCGCTACTACCGCCGAGGCAGCGAGACCGTCAAGGCGCTCGACGGCGTGGACCTCGACCTGCGGATGGGCGAGATGGTCTCGATCCTCGGCCCCTCGGGCTCGGGCAAGACCACGCTGGTGAACCTGCTCTCGTGCCTCGATGCGCCCACCGAGGGCACGCTCGCCGTCAACGGCCACGAGGTGGCCGGGCGGTCCGAGGACCAGCTCGCCGACGTGCGCCGCGGCACCATGGGCTTCGTGTTCCAGAAGTTCTACCTCCTGCCCACGCTCACCGTGGCCGAGAACGTCGAGCTGTCGCTCCTGTTCTGCCGCCGGCCCGTGCACCGCGCGGCCACGATGGAGGTGTTGCGCCAGGTGGGCCTGGCGGACCGCGCCTCGCACCGCCCGCGCGAGCTCTCGGGCGGCCAGATGCAGCGCGCCGCCATCGCCCGCGCCCTGATCGTCGAGCCGAAGATCCTCATCGCCGACGAGCCGACGGGCAATCTCGATTCGCACAGTGGCGAGGCCATCTTCGACCTCTTCCGCTCGCTCGTCGTGCAGCGCGGCATCCTCCTCGTCGTCACCACGCACAACCTGGCCCTCGGCTACCTTTCGGACCGCGTGTTCACCCTGCACGACGGCCGGATCGTCAAGGAAGAGGCCGGCCGAGGCGCCGCCTGA
- the carB gene encoding carbamoyl-phosphate synthase large subunit → MPKRTDIHKILMIGSGPIIIGQACEFDYSGSQACKALKEEGYEIVLINSNPATIMTDPRMADRTYVEPVTAEVIEKIIARERPDAVLPTLGGQTGLNVAVFLARAGVYDRYGVEVLGASPEAISRAEDRDLFKKAMQEIGIAVPASGIATSVEEGMKVAEQIGFPLILRPAFTLGGSGGSTAYNFEELEAALVKGLTISPVGQVLVEQSVLGWKEIEFEVLRDCADNVIMITSMENVDPMGVHTGDSMVVAPSQTLTAKEYAQYVNYSKRIIRKIGITGGGANIQFAGNPATGDIVIIEVNPRLSRSSALASKATGFPIARVATKLAVGLTLDEVMNDVTGCSRAFFEPTVDYCVFKIARFTFKKFPQADPTINTSMKSVGEAMSIGRNFKEAFQKGIRSLEIGRYGLGFDGRDHLVEEPKDEAELTHRLVVPNDKRHFYIQNALLQGWSVERIAALTKIDRWFLENIREINDTAARLAQHRGRAGLEAMPLELLWEAKRSGFSDVQIAHLTGTDELAVAAARKARGVRPAYKLVDTCAGEFAAARPYYYSTYEKVNANRISDRRKILILGGGPNRIGQGIEFDYCCCHASYAVKELGYEAIMVNSNPETVSTDYDTSDKLYFEPLTREDILAIVEAEKPEGVIVQLGGQTPLNLAVPLEQAGVRILGTSPDSIDRAEDRQRFAALLEKLGLKQAPNGTALSYEEAREIANELGYPVLVRPSFVLGGRAMRIVYDDEELKHYIAEAKIASEALTEHPILVDKFLENALEIDVDAVADGERCVIGGILEHVEEAGVHSGDAAMALPPITLTDDVVEELKAQTRALAKELQVKGLMNVQFAIREDVIYVLEVNPRASRTVPIVSKAIGVPLANIATKVMLGYSLEQLGFTKEVEIEHVAVKQSVFPFVRFPGVDAVLGPEMKSTGEVMGIDTSFGLAYAKSHQGAGNNLPLSGTVFISVRNTDKRDCILIAKKLDDMGFDLVATEGTASTLARNGVRVRKLQRVSIGRPNVVDLIKNKEVKLIINTVSGKNPRKDEVYIRNVAIANGIPLITTISGAAAVVQGIEALRKRGISVKSLQEYGTRYTPPRNLAPPSHASLRDSQPPA, encoded by the coding sequence TTGCCCAAACGGACCGACATCCACAAGATCCTCATGATCGGCTCGGGGCCAATCATCATCGGCCAGGCCTGCGAGTTCGACTACTCGGGCTCGCAGGCCTGCAAGGCCCTCAAGGAAGAGGGCTACGAGATCGTGCTGATCAACTCGAACCCCGCCACCATCATGACCGACCCGCGCATGGCCGACCGCACCTACGTGGAGCCGGTGACGGCCGAGGTGATCGAGAAGATCATCGCCCGGGAACGCCCCGACGCCGTGCTGCCCACCCTGGGCGGCCAGACCGGCCTGAACGTGGCCGTCTTCCTCGCCCGGGCCGGCGTGTACGACCGCTACGGCGTCGAGGTGCTGGGCGCCAGCCCCGAGGCGATCAGCCGCGCCGAGGACCGCGATCTCTTCAAGAAGGCGATGCAGGAGATCGGCATCGCGGTGCCGGCCAGCGGCATCGCCACGTCCGTGGAAGAAGGCATGAAGGTGGCCGAGCAGATCGGCTTCCCGCTCATCCTGCGCCCCGCCTTCACCCTCGGCGGCTCCGGCGGCTCGACCGCCTACAACTTCGAGGAACTCGAGGCCGCCCTCGTCAAAGGCCTCACCATCAGCCCCGTTGGCCAGGTGCTCGTCGAGCAGTCGGTCCTCGGATGGAAGGAGATCGAGTTCGAGGTCCTGCGCGACTGCGCCGACAACGTCATCATGATCACCTCGATGGAGAACGTGGACCCGATGGGCGTGCACACGGGCGACTCGATGGTCGTCGCCCCCTCGCAAACGCTCACGGCGAAGGAATACGCCCAATACGTCAACTACTCCAAGCGCATCATCCGCAAGATCGGCATCACGGGCGGCGGAGCCAACATCCAGTTCGCCGGCAACCCGGCCACCGGCGACATCGTGATCATCGAGGTGAACCCACGCCTCTCGCGCAGCTCGGCCCTGGCCAGCAAGGCCACCGGCTTCCCCATCGCGCGCGTGGCCACCAAGCTCGCCGTCGGCCTCACCCTCGACGAGGTGATGAACGACGTGACCGGGTGCAGCCGCGCCTTCTTCGAGCCGACAGTGGACTACTGCGTCTTCAAGATCGCCCGCTTCACCTTCAAGAAGTTCCCCCAGGCCGACCCCACGATCAACACCTCGATGAAGTCCGTCGGCGAAGCCATGTCCATCGGCCGCAACTTCAAGGAGGCCTTCCAGAAGGGCATTCGCAGCCTCGAAATCGGCCGCTACGGCCTCGGCTTCGACGGCCGCGACCACCTCGTCGAGGAGCCCAAGGACGAGGCCGAGCTCACCCACCGCCTCGTCGTGCCCAACGACAAGCGCCACTTCTACATCCAGAACGCGCTGCTCCAGGGCTGGAGCGTCGAGCGCATCGCCGCCCTCACGAAGATCGACCGCTGGTTCCTCGAAAACATCCGCGAGATCAACGACACCGCGGCCCGGCTGGCGCAGCACCGCGGCCGCGCCGGCCTCGAGGCCATGCCCCTCGAACTGCTCTGGGAGGCCAAGCGCAGCGGCTTCTCCGACGTGCAGATCGCCCACCTCACCGGCACCGACGAACTGGCCGTGGCCGCCGCGCGCAAGGCGCGCGGCGTGCGGCCCGCCTACAAGCTGGTAGACACCTGCGCCGGCGAATTCGCCGCTGCGCGGCCCTACTACTACTCCACCTACGAGAAAGTCAACGCCAACCGCATCTCCGACCGCAGGAAGATCCTCATCCTCGGCGGCGGGCCCAACCGCATCGGCCAGGGCATCGAGTTCGACTACTGCTGCTGCCACGCCTCCTACGCCGTCAAGGAACTCGGCTACGAGGCCATCATGGTCAACTCGAACCCCGAGACGGTCTCGACCGACTACGACACGAGCGACAAGCTCTACTTCGAGCCGCTCACGCGCGAGGACATCCTGGCCATCGTCGAGGCCGAGAAGCCCGAGGGCGTCATCGTGCAGCTCGGCGGCCAGACGCCGCTCAACCTCGCCGTGCCCCTCGAACAGGCCGGCGTGCGCATCCTGGGCACGTCGCCCGACTCGATCGACCGGGCCGAGGACCGCCAGCGCTTCGCGGCCCTGCTCGAGAAGCTCGGGCTCAAGCAGGCCCCCAACGGCACCGCCCTCTCCTACGAGGAGGCCCGCGAGATCGCCAACGAGCTGGGCTATCCCGTGCTCGTCCGCCCCTCGTTCGTCCTGGGCGGCCGCGCCATGCGCATCGTCTACGACGACGAGGAACTCAAGCACTACATCGCCGAGGCCAAGATCGCCTCCGAGGCGCTCACCGAGCACCCGATCCTTGTGGACAAGTTCCTCGAGAACGCGCTGGAGATTGACGTGGACGCCGTGGCCGACGGCGAGCGCTGCGTCATCGGCGGCATCCTCGAACACGTCGAGGAGGCGGGCGTCCACAGCGGCGACGCCGCCATGGCCCTCCCCCCTATCACGCTCACCGACGACGTCGTCGAGGAACTCAAGGCCCAGACCCGCGCCCTGGCCAAGGAACTCCAGGTCAAAGGCCTCATGAACGTCCAGTTCGCCATCCGCGAGGACGTGATCTACGTCCTCGAGGTCAACCCCCGCGCCAGCCGCACCGTGCCCATCGTCAGCAAGGCGATCGGCGTGCCGCTCGCCAACATCGCCACGAAAGTCATGCTCGGCTACTCCCTCGAACAGCTCGGCTTCACCAAGGAGGTGGAGATCGAGCACGTGGCCGTCAAGCAGTCGGTCTTCCCCTTCGTGCGCTTCCCCGGCGTGGACGCCGTGCTCGGCCCCGAGATGAAATCCACCGGCGAGGTCATGGGCATCGACACCAGCTTCGGCCTCGCCTATGCCAAGAGCCACCAGGGCGCCGGCAACAATCTGCCGCTGTCGGGCACCGTCTTCATCTCCGTGCGGAACACCGACAAGCGCGACTGCATCCTCATCGCCAAGAAGCTCGACGACATGGGCTTCGACCTCGTGGCCACCGAGGGCACCGCCAGCACCCTCGCGCGGAACGGAGTCCGCGTCCGCAAGCTCCAGCGCGTCTCGATCGGCCGGCCCAACGTCGTGGACCTCATCAAGAACAAGGAAGTCAAGCTCATCATCAACACCGTGAGCGGCAAGAACCCGCGGAAAGACGAGGTCTACATCCGCAACGTCGCCATCGCCAACGGCATCCCGCTCATCACCACCATCAGCGGCGCGGCCGCGGTCGTGCAGGGCATCGAAGCCCTGCGCAAGCGCGGCATCAGCGTCAAGAGCCTCCAGGAATACGGCACCCGCTACACCCCGCCGAGGAATCTCGCCCCGCCGTCCCACGCGAGCCTCCGCGATTCGCAGCCTCCGGCTTGA
- the carA gene encoding glutamine-hydrolyzing carbamoyl-phosphate synthase small subunit: MPQKAILLLADGTAFDGVALGAVGEAAGELVLYTGVVGYQEVVTNPSYRGTLVTFTYPIIGSYGVNDEDNESPAVHTRGVVVRDYSATVSNFRATGTFEDLLRKNGVVGIREVDTRAVAVHLREHGEMRAMIAPADADRAALAEKLQATPSPFAADLVKDLPAEPGRAPVEGARHRVTVVDLGVTRSLLAQLAHLGCAVHVAPAAASVASLLAARPDAVVLAGGPGDPRALGYAAETARALLGNTPLLGIGLGHQVLALALGAKVRRLKLGHRGVNYPVRRLTDRHCDITVQHHSFVVDDAAVPPAVEITHVNVNDQTVEGIRSQAAPAWGVQFHPTPDEHGRPSKILERLVVQGE; this comes from the coding sequence ATGCCCCAGAAGGCGATTCTCCTGCTGGCAGACGGCACCGCGTTCGACGGAGTGGCTCTGGGCGCGGTGGGCGAGGCAGCCGGCGAGCTCGTGCTCTACACGGGCGTCGTCGGCTACCAGGAAGTGGTCACGAACCCCTCCTACCGCGGCACACTGGTCACCTTCACCTACCCCATCATCGGCAGCTATGGGGTGAACGACGAGGACAACGAGTCGCCGGCCGTCCATACCCGCGGCGTCGTCGTCCGCGACTACAGCGCCACCGTGTCCAACTTTCGCGCCACCGGCACGTTCGAGGACCTGCTGCGGAAGAACGGCGTGGTGGGCATCCGCGAGGTGGACACGCGGGCCGTGGCCGTCCACCTGCGCGAGCACGGCGAGATGCGCGCGATGATCGCGCCGGCCGACGCCGACCGCGCGGCGCTCGCCGAGAAGCTCCAGGCCACGCCCTCGCCCTTTGCGGCCGACCTGGTGAAGGACCTGCCGGCCGAGCCCGGCCGCGCGCCCGTCGAAGGAGCCAGGCACCGCGTGACCGTGGTGGACCTCGGCGTCACCCGCAGCCTCCTTGCGCAACTGGCGCACCTCGGCTGCGCTGTGCACGTGGCGCCCGCGGCCGCCTCGGTGGCGAGCCTCCTCGCCGCCAGGCCCGATGCCGTGGTGCTGGCGGGCGGCCCGGGCGACCCGCGCGCGCTCGGCTATGCGGCCGAGACGGCTCGCGCGCTGCTCGGCAACACGCCGCTGCTCGGCATCGGCCTCGGCCACCAGGTGCTGGCGCTGGCACTCGGCGCCAAGGTGCGCCGCCTGAAGCTCGGCCATCGCGGCGTCAACTACCCCGTGCGGCGCCTGACCGACCGGCACTGCGACATCACCGTCCAGCACCACAGCTTCGTGGTAGACGACGCGGCCGTGCCCCCCGCCGTCGAGATCACCCACGTCAACGTCAACGACCAGACCGTCGAGGGCATCCGCAGCCAGGCGGCGCCCGCCTGGGGCGTGCAGTTCCACCCGACGCCCGACGAGCACGGGCGGCCGAGCAAGATATTGGAGCGATTGGTGGTGCAGGGCGAGTAA